A section of the Leptospira terpstrae serovar Hualin str. LT 11-33 = ATCC 700639 genome encodes:
- a CDS encoding methyl-accepting chemotaxis protein, translating into MIKFIIFGLEGFNYGIGVPTLLGYIYFFTEWSGEEFQTILISTSIAVFFILGFCITFYWIRFAPVSRIGRPEVTKRDHKLAYFWLDHLGKVAIIDMIIRYAIGFLFVIGALLFYLKSKNFVLMSEMAIGLFLTLAFTVIFQSIFIDHVENKFNIKGILLSIRNDHTKRINTRKLARNLGFQTVLSFFAAILVLFIVNYRMNFKQELDLVHSSMEQAAMDSESLMRVTLVDFRDRLTLSIFAENKLKDQIVRKDLQGIRTVLNEIQLKSTNHAVEALFYYKPEEGIFVSTNEYDRSKTGSIFYIEDVELARQGPLRHTSIRSRISGDIVSPYTLPVYQNDQFLGYVGGFLNIGKLSSFILGNIKIGTSGKVGFFDGDGTIVYYTNKKEIGNNAKTKLVFDVPFQKDEALGFVDSTEDGTLKRIFYVKNPEFNYIIYCIFENAELYEKTLTSLFTTLGISIVVVLLIGIVTVLVIESKLQPLERIKIRISEMVKGNLQSDFYDSSRDEIGSMANAMYDFQTKLRQIVNQTQTVSNELTNTSSEIYESMLSLSDAAQNQAASSEEISASVEEITAGIESVAQRTETQSFTLVSLMKKMTELNGAVSEIDKKFQIADVRVEEITNDAKLGEKSLGEMKLSMDKIFQSSSEMTNVVEIIHNISEQINLLALNAAIEAARAGASGRGFAVVADEISKLADKTAKSIDDIEELIKQNEGEIQQGQEKIDQSIVILSETIAGVNSINQMTKEIRSVVRKQIETNEEVNEGVTQIRELSEMIKEATDEQKMAMLEISRSMAEINNHAQTTAMSSEGTKSSSQTMNQLSESLRREINYFHV; encoded by the coding sequence ATGATCAAATTTATAATTTTTGGTCTTGAAGGTTTTAATTACGGAATCGGTGTCCCCACTCTCCTCGGTTATATTTATTTTTTCACAGAATGGTCGGGAGAAGAATTTCAAACTATTCTAATTTCCACTTCTATTGCAGTTTTCTTTATACTCGGTTTTTGTATTACCTTTTATTGGATTCGATTTGCACCCGTCTCTCGGATTGGAAGACCAGAAGTCACAAAACGAGATCATAAACTGGCTTATTTTTGGTTAGACCATTTGGGAAAAGTGGCAATCATCGATATGATCATTCGTTATGCCATTGGTTTTTTATTTGTGATTGGCGCGCTACTCTTCTACTTAAAATCCAAAAACTTTGTTCTTATGAGTGAAATGGCAATTGGCCTCTTTTTAACTCTTGCTTTTACTGTCATCTTCCAGTCAATATTCATCGATCATGTAGAAAACAAATTCAATATCAAAGGAATTCTTCTTTCAATCAGAAATGATCATACCAAAAGAATCAATACAAGAAAACTTGCCAGAAATTTGGGATTCCAAACGGTGCTTTCCTTTTTTGCGGCAATCCTTGTATTATTTATCGTTAACTACCGAATGAATTTCAAACAAGAGTTGGACTTAGTCCATTCTAGTATGGAACAAGCCGCGATGGATTCCGAGTCTTTGATGCGGGTCACTCTTGTAGATTTCCGTGATAGACTCACTCTTTCGATCTTTGCAGAAAACAAACTAAAAGATCAAATCGTTCGTAAAGACCTCCAAGGGATCCGCACGGTCTTAAATGAAATCCAGTTAAAAAGTACAAACCATGCCGTGGAAGCTCTCTTCTATTACAAACCGGAAGAAGGAATTTTTGTGTCCACGAATGAATACGATCGTTCCAAAACAGGTTCCATATTTTATATAGAAGATGTAGAACTTGCAAGACAAGGACCACTTCGCCATACAAGCATTCGTTCTCGTATTTCGGGAGATATAGTATCTCCCTATACACTCCCAGTTTACCAAAATGATCAATTTTTAGGTTATGTTGGTGGTTTTTTAAATATTGGCAAACTCTCTAGTTTTATATTAGGAAATATTAAAATTGGAACATCGGGGAAAGTCGGGTTTTTTGACGGTGATGGCACCATTGTATACTATACCAATAAAAAAGAAATTGGAAATAACGCCAAAACAAAGTTAGTTTTTGATGTTCCCTTTCAAAAAGATGAAGCACTTGGATTTGTCGACTCCACAGAGGATGGAACCTTAAAAAGAATTTTTTATGTTAAAAACCCTGAGTTTAATTACATTATCTATTGTATTTTCGAAAATGCTGAATTATATGAAAAAACACTGACAAGCCTTTTCACCACTCTAGGAATTTCCATTGTAGTTGTTTTACTCATTGGAATCGTAACAGTCCTCGTAATCGAATCCAAATTGCAGCCGTTAGAAAGAATTAAAATAAGAATCTCAGAAATGGTCAAAGGAAACTTACAGTCTGATTTTTATGACTCTAGCCGCGATGAAATAGGAAGTATGGCAAACGCCATGTACGATTTTCAAACTAAGTTACGACAAATTGTAAATCAAACACAAACTGTTTCCAATGAACTCACCAACACTAGTTCTGAAATTTATGAATCCATGTTATCACTTTCCGATGCCGCACAAAACCAAGCTGCAAGTAGTGAAGAAATTTCTGCTTCTGTTGAGGAAATTACAGCAGGAATTGAAAGTGTCGCCCAAAGAACAGAAACACAATCTTTTACTCTGGTTTCCCTCATGAAAAAGATGACTGAACTTAACGGGGCCGTCTCTGAAATTGACAAAAAATTCCAAATTGCTGATGTAAGGGTAGAAGAAATCACAAACGATGCCAAGTTAGGTGAGAAGTCACTCGGAGAGATGAAACTTTCCATGGATAAAATTTTCCAGTCTTCTTCTGAGATGACAAATGTTGTTGAAATCATTCATAATATTTCAGAACAAATCAATTTACTCGCACTGAATGCTGCCATCGAAGCCGCGAGAGCTGGAGCCAGCGGAAGAGGATTTGCCGTTGTTGCAGACGAAATTTCTAAACTTGCAGATAAAACTGCAAAGTCAATTGATGATATTGAAGAGCTCATCAAACAAAACGAAGGTGAGATTCAACAAGGCCAGGAAAAAATTGACCAGTCCATTGTGATTTTAAGTGAAACCATTGCGGGAGTAAACTCGATCAACCAAATGACAAAAGAAATTCGTTCTGTCGTACGAAAACAAATTGAAACCAACGAGGAAGTCAACGAAGGTGTCACTCAAATTCGTGAACTTTCCGAAATGATCAAGGAAGCCACGGACGAACAAAAAATGGCGATGCTCGAAATTTCGAGGTCCATGGCAGAAATCAACAACCACGCACAAACCACTGCTATGTCCAGTGAAGGAACCAAATCGAGTTCTCAAACCATGAACCAACTATCAGAAAGTCTACGAAGAGAGATTAACTATTTCCATGTCTAA
- the uvrC gene encoding excinuclease ABC subunit UvrC produces the protein MKDSLVLKTIQEKIKNLGSLPGCYLWKNEEGHVIYVGKALKLQSRVRSYLNPNQKDRKTRALYVELFDLDWIATTTEKEALLLEATLIKKYNPKFNVRLKDDKKYPFLCVSTSEDYPMVFLTRKIKDNGDRYFGPFTDVKAARDTLELIHRIFPIRKTKLKLPLAKPQRPCLNFHMGRCLGPCQGNVTKETYSELVDEILSFLEGKKERLVSGLKSAMIQASEKMEYERAGFLKTRIEKIIQVREKQTVVSMDGGDEDILGISKRDDEGQMIILEVRGGRLEGKKSFPLTGLSFSDDEEVFTSFLRDYYLNVTLLPSIVFLPPSAKGNYDVFLEAITEKFGTSIKLKFPEMGPKKSLLRLAEKNADLSLTERILATKLRDQSVAMKELQDKLNLPVLPRTIECYDISHFQGSSPVASGVMFVDGKPYKAGYRHYKMRGYEGINDPGMIHEVIARRLSHLVNEEEPLPDLIVIDGGLTQLSRAAEAANALELGHIPMVGLAKKREEIYFPGEKHPYSFDIHSPMMRLLRNLRDEAHRFGVTFQRVQRKKKALKTILDGMEDIGASRRKSILSYFQSKKKVTDATKEELMEVPGIGPVLAEKIYNGIQSLKKIEP, from the coding sequence ATGAAAGACTCACTAGTTCTAAAAACCATCCAAGAGAAGATTAAAAATTTAGGAAGCCTTCCTGGATGTTATCTATGGAAAAATGAGGAAGGGCATGTCATCTATGTAGGCAAGGCACTCAAATTACAGTCAAGAGTCAGGTCCTATTTAAATCCTAACCAAAAAGACAGGAAAACAAGGGCTCTTTATGTGGAATTATTCGATTTAGATTGGATCGCCACGACAACAGAAAAGGAAGCCTTACTCCTCGAAGCCACACTCATCAAAAAATACAATCCTAAGTTTAATGTTAGGCTTAAAGATGACAAAAAATATCCCTTTCTTTGTGTCTCCACTAGTGAAGACTATCCTATGGTTTTTCTGACAAGAAAGATCAAAGACAATGGAGATCGTTATTTTGGACCCTTTACCGATGTCAAAGCGGCCCGTGATACTTTGGAATTGATACATAGAATCTTTCCAATTCGTAAAACAAAACTAAAACTTCCCCTGGCAAAACCACAAAGGCCTTGTCTTAACTTTCATATGGGGCGTTGTCTTGGACCTTGCCAAGGAAATGTAACCAAAGAAACCTACTCCGAGTTAGTGGATGAAATTTTAAGTTTTCTCGAAGGCAAAAAAGAACGATTGGTATCTGGATTGAAATCTGCAATGATTCAAGCCTCGGAGAAAATGGAATATGAACGGGCTGGCTTTTTAAAAACTAGAATTGAAAAAATCATTCAAGTTCGTGAAAAACAAACTGTCGTTAGCATGGACGGAGGAGATGAAGACATCCTCGGAATTAGTAAAAGGGATGATGAAGGACAAATGATCATCCTAGAAGTACGCGGTGGGAGGTTGGAAGGAAAAAAATCTTTTCCACTCACTGGCCTTTCCTTTTCAGATGATGAAGAAGTTTTCACTTCCTTTCTTCGAGATTATTATTTGAATGTCACACTTCTGCCGAGTATTGTTTTTTTACCTCCTTCCGCGAAAGGCAATTATGATGTTTTTCTGGAAGCCATCACAGAAAAATTTGGAACTTCGATTAAATTAAAATTTCCGGAAATGGGACCAAAGAAGTCACTCCTTCGTTTGGCAGAAAAAAATGCAGATTTAAGTTTAACAGAGAGAATTCTTGCGACCAAACTTAGGGACCAATCTGTGGCGATGAAAGAACTCCAAGACAAATTAAATTTGCCTGTGTTACCAAGGACCATTGAGTGTTATGATATTTCTCACTTTCAAGGTTCTTCTCCTGTAGCCAGTGGGGTGATGTTTGTGGATGGAAAACCGTATAAGGCGGGTTACCGGCATTATAAAATGCGTGGTTATGAGGGGATCAATGATCCAGGAATGATTCATGAAGTAATAGCAAGAAGGCTCAGTCATTTAGTGAATGAAGAAGAACCCCTTCCTGACCTTATTGTGATTGATGGTGGATTGACTCAACTTTCGCGAGCGGCTGAAGCTGCCAATGCATTAGAATTAGGCCACATTCCCATGGTGGGACTTGCCAAAAAAAGAGAGGAAATCTATTTCCCTGGAGAAAAACATCCTTATAGTTTTGATATCCATTCGCCTATGATGCGCCTCCTTCGGAATTTACGTGATGAGGCCCATAGATTTGGTGTTACCTTCCAACGAGTGCAGAGAAAGAAAAAAGCTCTAAAAACCATCTTAGATGGGATGGAAGACATTGGAGCCAGCAGACGTAAAAGTATATTATCCTATTTCCAGTCTAAAAAAAAGGTAACCGATGCTACAAAGGAAGAATTAATGGAAGTCCCAGGCATTGGGCCTGTGCTTGCAGAGAAAATCTACAATGGCATCCAATCACTTAAAAAAATAGAACCATAA